A genomic window from Diospyros lotus cultivar Yz01 chromosome 2, ASM1463336v1, whole genome shotgun sequence includes:
- the LOC127795688 gene encoding chromophore lyase CRL, chloroplastic-like isoform X2 translates to MGPDSGTSSDGWGRARRVVVKALVVIGGAVLLRRLTKSTTPWEHTRIVARSLSGVKYSREQASRDPDNYFNFRWLSCPAAEMVDGSKILYFEQAFWRTPHKPFRQRFFMVKPCPKEMKCDVEDIAEHLTTIYLKRCERGRRCLYEGSTPSDGFPNSWNGATYCTSELSVLKNDEIHSWDRGYDDDGNQVWGVKGGPYEFKPAPASNFADMFSPLNFPASMEKRIEGSFILQE, encoded by the exons ATGGGCCCGGATTCTGGCACGAGTTCCGACGGATGGGGCCGCGCTCGGAGAGTGGTGGTTAAGGCGCTGGTGGTGATCGGAGGCGCAGTCCTGCTTCGGCGTCTAACCAAGTCCACAACTCCTTGGGAACATACTCGCATCGTTGCTCGCTCCCTCAGTGGCGTAAAG TATTCAAGAGAGCAAGCGTCCAGAGACCCCGATAACTACTTCAATTTCAG ATGGCTTTCATGCCCAGCTGCAGAGATGGTGGATGGctcaaaaattttatattttgaacaG GCCTTCTGGAGAACTCCTCATAAGCCATTCCGTCAG AGATTTTTCATGGTGAAGCCTTGCCCAAAAGAGATGAAATGTGATGTTGAG GATATTGCAGAACATTTGACAACAATATATCTAAAACGATGTGAACGTGGAAGACGCTGCTTATATGAAGGTTCAACTCCATCAGATGGATTTCCTAATTCTTGG AATGGTGCGACGTACTGTACCTCAGAACTTTCAGTATTGAAGAATGATGAGATACACAGCTGGGATAGGGGCTATGATGATGATGGAAACCAA GTTTGGGGAGTGAAAGGAGGTCCTTACGAGTTCAAGCCTGCACCAGCTTCAAATTTCGCTGATATGTTCTCTCCTTTAAATTTTCCTGCTTCCATGGAGAAAAGGATAGAGGGTTCATTTATTCTCCAAGAATGA
- the LOC127795688 gene encoding chromophore lyase CRL, chloroplastic-like isoform X1: MGPDSGTSSDGWGRARRVVVKALVVIGGAVLLRRLTKSTTPWEHTRIVARSLSGVKYSREQASRDPDNYFNFRWLSCPAAEMVDGSKILYFEQAFWRTPHKPFRQRFFMVKPCPKEMKCDVELSTYAIRDAEEYKNFCDRPKNQRPQPEEVIGDIAEHLTTIYLKRCERGRRCLYEGSTPSDGFPNSWNGATYCTSELSVLKNDEIHSWDRGYDDDGNQVWGVKGGPYEFKPAPASNFADMFSPLNFPASMEKRIEGSFILQE, from the exons ATGGGCCCGGATTCTGGCACGAGTTCCGACGGATGGGGCCGCGCTCGGAGAGTGGTGGTTAAGGCGCTGGTGGTGATCGGAGGCGCAGTCCTGCTTCGGCGTCTAACCAAGTCCACAACTCCTTGGGAACATACTCGCATCGTTGCTCGCTCCCTCAGTGGCGTAAAG TATTCAAGAGAGCAAGCGTCCAGAGACCCCGATAACTACTTCAATTTCAG ATGGCTTTCATGCCCAGCTGCAGAGATGGTGGATGGctcaaaaattttatattttgaacaG GCCTTCTGGAGAACTCCTCATAAGCCATTCCGTCAG AGATTTTTCATGGTGAAGCCTTGCCCAAAAGAGATGAAATGTGATGTTGAG CTGAGTACTTATGCCATTAGAGATGCGGAAGAGTATAAGAATTTTTGTGATAGACCAAAGAATCAGCGGCCACAGCCAGAAGAAGTTATTGGG GATATTGCAGAACATTTGACAACAATATATCTAAAACGATGTGAACGTGGAAGACGCTGCTTATATGAAGGTTCAACTCCATCAGATGGATTTCCTAATTCTTGG AATGGTGCGACGTACTGTACCTCAGAACTTTCAGTATTGAAGAATGATGAGATACACAGCTGGGATAGGGGCTATGATGATGATGGAAACCAA GTTTGGGGAGTGAAAGGAGGTCCTTACGAGTTCAAGCCTGCACCAGCTTCAAATTTCGCTGATATGTTCTCTCCTTTAAATTTTCCTGCTTCCATGGAGAAAAGGATAGAGGGTTCATTTATTCTCCAAGAATGA
- the LOC127795297 gene encoding uncharacterized protein At4g14100-like produces MASPAAKFIFFLSLLTRLFLFAPSLCFLAAAADPVPAPWPHQFHSILFMNRSGKLEMIDLWYDWPKGRNFNIIQHQLGKLTYDLEWNNGTSFIYTLDQNRECKVLNFEVGILRPNWLDGATYLGRRYVDGFLCNLWEKVEFIWYYEDVVSRRPVSWVFLQSGAAAHVMTFEVGSVLEDQKWQAPLYCFQKTKKESLLLESVANVGSHGGLIRGPI; encoded by the exons ATGGCATCTCCAGCAGCcaaattcatcttcttcttatctCTTCTCACCCGCCTGTTTCTGTTTGCCCCCTCTCTCTGCTtcctcgccgccgccgccgaccCAGTTCCGGCCCCATGGCCGCACCAATTCCACTCAATCCTTTTCATGAACCGCAGCGGCAAGCTGGAGATGATCGACCTCTGGTACGACTGGCCCAAAGGACGCAACTTCAACATCATCCAGCACCAATTGGGCAAGCTCACCTACGATCTAGAGTGGAACAATGGAACCTCCTTCATCTACACGTTGGACCAGAATCGAGAATGTAAAGTCCTGAACTTCGAGGTGGGGATTCTGAGGCCCAATTGGCTCGACGGCGCCACCTATCTCGGCCGGCGGTACGTGGACGGTTTCCTCTGTAATCTGTGGGAGAAGGTCGAGTTCATATGGTACTACGAGGATGTCGTTTCCAGAAGGCCGGTGTCTTGGGTCTTTCTTCAATCAG GAGCAGCTGCACATGTGATGACATTTGAGGTGGGAAGCGTGCTTGAAGATCAGAAATGGCAAGCCCCTCTCTACTGTTTCCAGAAGACCAAGAAAGAGAGTCTTCTCCTTGAGTCTGTGGCCAATGTTGGCTCCCATGGTGGTTTAATCAGAGGGCCAATATAA
- the LOC127795688 gene encoding chromophore lyase CRL, chloroplastic-like isoform X3 — translation MGPDSGTSSDGWGRARRVVVKALVVIGGAVLLRRLTKSTTPWEHTRIVARSLSGVKYSREQASRDPDNYFNFRWLSCPAAEMVDGSKILYFEQAFWRTPHKPFRQRFFMVKPCPKEMKCDVELSTYAIRDAEEYKNFCDRPKNQRPQPEEVIGDIAEHLTTIYLKRCERGRRCLYEGSTPSDGFPNSWNGATYCTSELSVLKNDEIHSWDRGYDDDGNQVLRFGE, via the exons ATGGGCCCGGATTCTGGCACGAGTTCCGACGGATGGGGCCGCGCTCGGAGAGTGGTGGTTAAGGCGCTGGTGGTGATCGGAGGCGCAGTCCTGCTTCGGCGTCTAACCAAGTCCACAACTCCTTGGGAACATACTCGCATCGTTGCTCGCTCCCTCAGTGGCGTAAAG TATTCAAGAGAGCAAGCGTCCAGAGACCCCGATAACTACTTCAATTTCAG ATGGCTTTCATGCCCAGCTGCAGAGATGGTGGATGGctcaaaaattttatattttgaacaG GCCTTCTGGAGAACTCCTCATAAGCCATTCCGTCAG AGATTTTTCATGGTGAAGCCTTGCCCAAAAGAGATGAAATGTGATGTTGAG CTGAGTACTTATGCCATTAGAGATGCGGAAGAGTATAAGAATTTTTGTGATAGACCAAAGAATCAGCGGCCACAGCCAGAAGAAGTTATTGGG GATATTGCAGAACATTTGACAACAATATATCTAAAACGATGTGAACGTGGAAGACGCTGCTTATATGAAGGTTCAACTCCATCAGATGGATTTCCTAATTCTTGG AATGGTGCGACGTACTGTACCTCAGAACTTTCAGTATTGAAGAATGATGAGATACACAGCTGGGATAGGGGCTATGATGATGATGGAAACCAAGTATTAAG GTTTGGGGAGTGA